The following are from one region of the bacterium genome:
- a CDS encoding RnfABCDGE type electron transport complex subunit G, protein MREILNLSLRLALICAVMAVVLSKVDAMTREPIAAVEALAQREAVEAVMPPFETLEPDTLADGGIYFVGRGPDGPTGYAFAATSAKAYSGEIAVMVGVDAGGRVQGVRVLRHAETPGLGSRYADAEVLKSFYAGHGLNDRDWRVKKDGGDVDAITGATVTGRALAEAVSTGLAGFERDRPQLQGAASAVAADTTGEAR, encoded by the coding sequence ATGAGGGAGATCCTGAACCTGTCGCTGCGCCTGGCGCTGATCTGCGCCGTGATGGCGGTCGTGCTGTCGAAGGTCGACGCCATGACGCGCGAGCCCATCGCCGCGGTCGAGGCCCTGGCCCAGCGCGAAGCCGTCGAAGCGGTCATGCCTCCGTTCGAGACGCTGGAGCCCGACACGCTCGCCGACGGCGGCATCTACTTCGTGGGCCGCGGCCCCGACGGTCCGACCGGCTACGCCTTCGCCGCGACGAGCGCGAAGGCCTACTCCGGCGAGATCGCGGTCATGGTGGGCGTGGACGCCGGCGGCCGGGTCCAGGGCGTGCGCGTCCTGCGACACGCCGAGACACCCGGCCTCGGTTCGCGCTACGCGGACGCCGAGGTGCTCAAGAGCTTCTACGCGGGCCACGGCCTGAACGATCGCGACTGGCGCGTGAAGAAGGACGGCGGCGACGTCGACGCCATCACCGGCGCGACGGTCACCGGACGCGCGCTGGCCGAGGCCGTCAGCACCGGGCTGGCGGGCTTCGAGCGCGACCGGCCGCAGCTGCAGGGCGCGGCGTCGGCCGTGGCGGCGGACACCACAGGGGAGGCGCGCTGA
- a CDS encoding RnfABCDGE type electron transport complex subunit D: MTLEPGAGPDGVPREPAAPVAEPITPQDLIVSASPHVHAGQDVPWIMRQVLLALLPGLLAGLWFFGLGALRVLVVAVAGCLACEWACARLVKRPATLRDYSAVVTGVLLAMNLPSGSPWWLVLIGSAVAIGLGKAVYGGLGYNPFNPALVARVFLLISFPVQMTTWVVPQGPGTALDAATGATPLGAIKEAVGLGRTVAEAGAPGLRDLLLGNVGGSFGEVSALALLLGGLWLLWRGVIRWQVPVAFMAVTALVTGVAHLADPAHYASPLVHLLGGGLMLGAWFMATDMVTSPVTRRGLLIFGAGCGLLTAVIRLWGGYPEGVSFAILLMNAATPLIDRWTRPRVFGEARKLYREADAA, from the coding sequence ATGACCCTGGAACCCGGAGCCGGACCGGACGGCGTCCCGCGCGAGCCCGCGGCCCCCGTCGCCGAGCCCATCACGCCGCAGGACCTGATCGTCAGCGCGTCCCCCCACGTGCACGCGGGGCAGGACGTGCCGTGGATCATGCGGCAGGTGCTGCTGGCCCTGCTGCCCGGCCTGCTGGCCGGCCTGTGGTTCTTCGGCCTGGGCGCGCTGCGCGTGCTGGTGGTGGCGGTCGCCGGCTGCCTGGCCTGCGAGTGGGCCTGCGCGCGCCTGGTGAAGCGGCCGGCGACGCTGCGCGACTACAGCGCCGTGGTCACCGGCGTGCTGCTGGCGATGAACCTGCCTTCGGGCAGCCCCTGGTGGCTGGTGCTGATCGGCAGCGCCGTGGCGATCGGGCTGGGCAAGGCCGTCTACGGCGGTCTCGGCTACAACCCGTTCAACCCGGCCCTGGTCGCGCGCGTCTTCCTGCTGATCTCCTTCCCCGTGCAGATGACGACCTGGGTCGTGCCGCAGGGGCCGGGCACCGCCCTGGACGCCGCCACCGGCGCCACGCCGCTGGGCGCGATCAAGGAAGCGGTGGGCCTGGGCCGCACCGTGGCCGAGGCCGGCGCACCGGGCCTGCGCGACCTGCTGCTGGGCAACGTCGGCGGCAGCTTCGGCGAGGTCAGCGCGCTGGCCCTGCTGCTGGGCGGACTGTGGCTGCTGTGGCGCGGGGTCATCCGCTGGCAGGTGCCGGTCGCCTTCATGGCCGTCACGGCGCTGGTGACGGGCGTCGCCCACCTGGCCGATCCGGCGCATTACGCCTCGCCGCTGGTCCACCTCTTGGGCGGCGGCCTGATGCTCGGCGCCTGGTTCATGGCCACCGACATGGTCACCTCGCCGGTGACGCGCCGCGGCCTGCTGATCTTCGGCGCCGGTTGCGGCCTGCTCACCGCGGTCATCCGCCTCTGGGGCGGCTACCCCGAGGGCGTCAGTTTCGCGATCCTGCTGATGAACGCCGCCACGCCCCTGATCGACCGCTGGACGCGGCCGCGGGTCTTCGGCGAGGCGCGCAAGCTCTACCGGGAGGCCGACGCGGCATGA
- the rsxC gene encoding electron transport complex subunit RsxC: MKFRGGVHPAYHKDTAGLQIEAMPLLHRYVVPIAQHLGAPGKVLVAKGDRVARWQPLSEPVGFVSVPVHAPTSGTVKQVAALPHPLGRPMLAVEIESDGEDRPWEGLAPPADWRRLEPAALRRAIQAAGVVGMGGATFPTHVKLSPPAEKKVDLLILNGAECEPYLTADHRVMLEQAAEVMEGLGLMMRVLGVTRACVGIESNKPDALEALRRACPADVAAEFKLLETKYPQGSEKHLIYALCGRRVPPGGLPMDVGCVVQNVGTAVACLEAVRDGLPMTERVATVTGAAINVPHNLRVRVGAPLLDVLAHCGGVTPDVGKVIFGGPMMGIGQFDMDVPLIKGTSGVLCLRDDEAVLFEGGPCIRCGACVDACPMGLVPSAMGLIAERFRFEELGDWHILDCIECGSCAYVCPSRRPLVQHFKRGKAEWREILDERRAKAEREAEREAERAAAATTA, from the coding sequence ATGAAATTCCGCGGCGGCGTCCACCCCGCCTACCACAAGGACACGGCCGGCCTGCAGATCGAAGCCATGCCGCTGCTGCACCGCTACGTGGTGCCCATCGCCCAACACCTCGGCGCCCCGGGCAAGGTGCTGGTCGCGAAGGGCGACCGCGTGGCCCGCTGGCAGCCCCTGAGCGAGCCGGTGGGCTTCGTTTCCGTGCCGGTGCACGCGCCGACCAGCGGCACGGTCAAGCAGGTGGCGGCGCTGCCGCACCCGCTGGGCCGCCCCATGCTGGCGGTCGAGATCGAATCCGACGGCGAGGACCGGCCCTGGGAGGGCCTGGCGCCGCCGGCGGACTGGCGCCGGCTCGAGCCCGCCGCGCTGCGCCGCGCCATCCAGGCCGCCGGCGTGGTCGGCATGGGCGGCGCGACGTTCCCGACACACGTGAAGCTGAGCCCGCCGGCCGAGAAGAAGGTCGACCTGCTCATCCTCAACGGCGCCGAGTGCGAACCCTACCTCACCGCCGACCACCGCGTGATGCTCGAGCAGGCGGCCGAGGTCATGGAGGGCCTGGGCCTGATGATGCGCGTCCTGGGCGTCACGCGCGCCTGCGTCGGCATCGAGTCCAACAAGCCCGACGCGCTCGAGGCGCTGCGGCGGGCCTGCCCGGCGGACGTCGCGGCGGAGTTCAAGCTGCTGGAGACGAAGTACCCGCAGGGCTCCGAGAAGCATCTGATCTACGCCCTCTGCGGCCGGCGCGTGCCGCCCGGCGGCCTGCCCATGGACGTCGGCTGCGTGGTGCAGAACGTGGGCACGGCCGTGGCCTGCCTCGAGGCGGTGCGCGACGGGTTGCCGATGACCGAGCGCGTGGCGACGGTCACCGGCGCCGCGATCAACGTGCCGCACAACCTGCGCGTGCGCGTCGGCGCCCCGCTGCTGGACGTGCTGGCCCACTGCGGGGGCGTCACCCCGGACGTCGGCAAGGTCATCTTCGGCGGGCCCATGATGGGCATCGGCCAGTTCGACATGGACGTGCCCCTGATCAAGGGCACCAGCGGCGTGCTCTGCCTGCGCGACGACGAGGCGGTCCTGTTCGAGGGCGGCCCCTGCATCCGTTGCGGCGCCTGCGTCGACGCCTGCCCGATGGGCCTGGTGCCCAGCGCCATGGGCCTGATCGCCGAGCGGTTCCGCTTCGAGGAACTGGGCGACTGGCACATCCTGGACTGCATCGAGTGCGGCAGCTGCGCCTACGTCTGCCCATCGCGCCGACCGCTGGTCCAGCACTTCAAGCGGGGCAAGGCGGAGTGGCGCGAGATCCTGGACGAGCGCCGGGCCAAGGCCGAACGTGAGGCCGAACGCGAGGCCGAGCGCGCCGCCGCCGCGACCACGGCCTGA
- a CDS encoding (Fe-S)-binding protein, whose product MLVPTVVLSGIGLLSGLGLALAARAFAVETDPRQDRITEALPGANCGGCGFAGCGDFAGAVVRGDAQPDGCPVCDQETRRLVASIVGLTVQDRAPQVALILCQGGDDVAAKKYRYNGLASCTSAALLGGGDKACGAGCLGLGDCQRACAFGAVEMTPSGVARIIPARCTACGQCVAACPKDLIKLVPADATIHVLCSNHDRGPAAKKACTVACLGCKKCEKSFTGDPRIKVADFLAYIDYEHAPDDPALAALCPTGSLVYSGAAAPAAERTS is encoded by the coding sequence ATGCTCGTTCCGACCGTCGTGCTGTCCGGGATCGGCCTGCTTTCCGGCCTGGGACTCGCCCTGGCGGCGCGCGCCTTCGCCGTGGAGACCGACCCGCGCCAGGACCGGATCACCGAGGCCCTGCCGGGCGCCAACTGCGGCGGCTGCGGTTTCGCCGGCTGCGGCGATTTCGCGGGCGCGGTCGTGCGCGGCGACGCGCAGCCCGACGGCTGCCCGGTCTGCGATCAGGAGACGCGCCGACTCGTGGCCTCCATCGTCGGCTTGACGGTGCAGGACCGCGCGCCCCAGGTCGCCCTGATCCTCTGCCAGGGCGGCGACGACGTCGCCGCCAAGAAGTACCGCTACAACGGGCTCGCCAGCTGCACCAGCGCGGCCCTGCTCGGCGGCGGCGACAAGGCCTGCGGCGCCGGCTGCCTCGGCCTGGGCGACTGCCAGCGCGCCTGCGCCTTCGGCGCGGTCGAGATGACCCCCAGCGGCGTGGCGCGGATCATCCCCGCCCGCTGCACCGCCTGCGGGCAGTGCGTGGCCGCCTGCCCCAAGGACCTGATCAAGCTGGTGCCCGCCGACGCGACCATCCACGTGCTGTGCAGCAACCACGACCGCGGCCCGGCGGCCAAGAAGGCCTGCACCGTCGCCTGCCTGGGCTGCAAGAAGTGCGAGAAGTCCTTCACCGGGGACCCGCGCATCAAGGTGGCCGACTTCCTGGCCTACATCGACTACGAGCACGCGCCGGACGACCCGGCGCTCGCCGCGCTCTGCCCGACGGGCTCCCTGGTCTACAGCGGCGCCGCGGCCCCGGCCGCCGAAAGGACGTCATGA
- the rsxA gene encoding electron transport complex subunit RsxA yields the protein MQLVLLVLSAILVNNFVLSRFLGICPFLGVSKKLSTALGMTAAVMFVMTLASTVCWLVFHGLLRPYGLEYLLTISFILIIAAMVQLVELALQKLSPGLYRSLGIYLPLITTNCAVLGCAVMNIMNESSLLVTAVFSLAAAMGFGLALVLFSGIREVLALADTPRSFRGTAIALLTAGTLSLSFMGFAGLVK from the coding sequence ATGCAGCTCGTCCTGCTGGTGCTCAGCGCGATCCTCGTCAACAACTTCGTGCTGTCCCGCTTCCTGGGCATCTGCCCCTTCCTCGGCGTCTCGAAGAAGCTGTCCACGGCCCTGGGCATGACCGCCGCGGTCATGTTCGTGATGACGCTGGCGAGCACGGTCTGCTGGCTCGTGTTCCACGGCCTGCTGCGCCCCTACGGCCTGGAGTACCTGCTGACGATCTCCTTCATCCTGATCATCGCGGCGATGGTGCAGCTGGTGGAGCTCGCCCTGCAGAAGCTCAGCCCCGGGCTCTACCGTTCGCTCGGCATCTACCTGCCGCTGATCACGACCAACTGCGCGGTGCTGGGCTGCGCGGTGATGAACATCATGAACGAGAGCTCGCTGCTGGTCACCGCGGTCTTCTCGCTGGCGGCGGCGATGGGCTTCGGCCTGGCGCTGGTGCTGTTCTCCGGGATCCGCGAGGTGCTGGCCCTGGCCGACACGCCGCGCAGCTTCCGCGGCACGGCCATCGCCCTGCTCACCGCCGGCACCCTGTCGCTGTCGTTCATGGGCTTCGCCGGCCTCGTCAAGTAG